Below is a window of Paenibacillus bovis DNA.
ATGTGAAGCCCAACAAACGAATGGCAACCATGTGCGATGCGATGATGCAGGCTGCCGGATCGCCGGGAAAATACAGCAACTGACATGAGGAGGAATAGACAGTGGACAAGATGATTATCAACCGAATGGAGTATTACGGTTATCACGGTGTATTTGAAGAGGAACGCAAACTGGGTCAGCGTTTTTATGTAGATTTGGAATTGGAGCTGGATCTGTCCGAAGCAGGTCAAACCGATGATCTGGAGAAAACTATCAATTATGCCGAGATTCATGAACAGGTCAAAGCTGTTGTCGAGAAAAAATCATTCAAATTGATTGAAGCTCTTGCTGAATGTATTGCGTCGACCCTGCTGGAAGCTTATACTGGGGTACATGTATTGACCGTTAGAGTGACCAAGCCGCATCCGCCTTTTGATATTCATTTCCAGGGCGTGACTGTTGAATTGCGGCGTACACGAAAGTGAGTGCAGGTTATGAATTCATCCGTTCCCTCTGACTATTCAGAGGCTTATATTGCTTTAGGCGCTAATCTGGGCAATCGTGAGCAGACATTGGTCGAGGCGATACAAATGCTGGAGGAATATGCCGATATTTCCGTGATCCGCTGTTCGGGTTTTTATGAGACAGCACCGGTTGGTTATGTGGATCAGCCTTCTTTTCTGAATATGGCAGTTAAGGTGTATACAACACAGAGTCCACATGAACTGCTGTCCACTTTGCTCCATATTGAGAACCAACTTGGACGCGTAAGGGATATACGCTGGGGGCCGCGTACTGTAGATCTCGATTTGCTCTGGATGGATGATCTTTATCTGAACTCCGAGACGCTGGAATTGCCGCATCCGCGTATGCATGAGCGGGCCTTTGTACTGGTGCCGCTGCAGGAGATTGTAACTGCTGATACGCCTGCATTATTCTCTCTTGTCGAAAATGCACTCCAGCAGGTTGCCGATCAGCAGCAGGATGTTCGTTATGCGGGTGCGTGTCCTTTGTCGTTTCCTTCAAAATTGAAATAAATAGCGGCCTTTGGCCGCTTGTCGTATACAGTCTGCCTCTATATCAGCCATGACCGGAGAACATTCTCCGCAGCATGGTACAACTAATGTATAAACTGTGTTTGCTTATCCGAATGATAAGAGCAGCAGTAACAAAGGAGTCAATCCTCAGATGTTCAAAATTGGTGATATTGAAATGAAAAATCGGGTCGTCCTTGCCCCGATGGCCGGTGTATGCAATCCGGCATTCCGTCTGATTGCCAAAGAATTTGGTACCGGTCTGGTATGCGCAGAGATGGTCAGCGACAAAGCAATTCTGGCCGGTAACAAACGTACTCATAAAATGCTGTTTGTCGACGAGCGCGAGAAACCAATCAGCCTGCAGATTTTCGGCGGTGACCGTTCCTCCCTGGTAGAAGCAGCCAAAGTAGTGGATCAGGATACCAATGCGGATATTATCGATATCAACATGGGCTGCCCTGCTCCCAAAATCAACAAAATCGATGCCGGTGCCCGCTGGCTACTGGATCCCAACAAAATTAACGAAATGGTTGCCGCAGTCGTAGCCAATGTCAACAAACCGGTAACCGTTAAAATGCGTATCGGCTGGGATCATGATCATATCTATGTGATCGAGAACGCCAAGGCAGTAGAAGCAGCCGGTGGCAAAGCCATCAGTGTGCATGGACGTACCCGCGAGCAGCTCTACACCGGTCAGGCTGACTGGTCTTATATCAAACAGGCCAAAGAAGCGGTATCTATTCCCGTGATCGGTAATGGGGATGTCGTTACGCCCGAGGATGCGAG
It encodes the following:
- the folB gene encoding dihydroneopterin aldolase, whose translation is MDKMIINRMEYYGYHGVFEEERKLGQRFYVDLELELDLSEAGQTDDLEKTINYAEIHEQVKAVVEKKSFKLIEALAECIASTLLEAYTGVHVLTVRVTKPHPPFDIHFQGVTVELRRTRK
- the folK gene encoding 2-amino-4-hydroxy-6-hydroxymethyldihydropteridine diphosphokinase — its product is MNSSVPSDYSEAYIALGANLGNREQTLVEAIQMLEEYADISVIRCSGFYETAPVGYVDQPSFLNMAVKVYTTQSPHELLSTLLHIENQLGRVRDIRWGPRTVDLDLLWMDDLYLNSETLELPHPRMHERAFVLVPLQEIVTADTPALFSLVENALQQVADQQQDVRYAGACPLSFPSKLK
- the dusB gene encoding tRNA dihydrouridine synthase DusB — encoded protein: MFKIGDIEMKNRVVLAPMAGVCNPAFRLIAKEFGTGLVCAEMVSDKAILAGNKRTHKMLFVDEREKPISLQIFGGDRSSLVEAAKVVDQDTNADIIDINMGCPAPKINKIDAGARWLLDPNKINEMVAAVVANVNKPVTVKMRIGWDHDHIYVIENAKAVEAAGGKAISVHGRTREQLYTGQADWSYIKQAKEAVSIPVIGNGDVVTPEDARRMLDTTGCDGVMIGRGALGNPWMLYRTVEYLKTGELLPDPSAEEKIRIAILHMDRLIDLKGEVVAVREMRKHLSWYLKGLKGSAKIKDSIMEETQRDEMVRILQDFLENQPHHVASAADHEAAPFVQVQCAAPATV